Proteins encoded within one genomic window of Thermococcus celer Vu 13 = JCM 8558:
- a CDS encoding DNA-directed RNA polymerase subunit D, with amino-acid sequence MEPKFRILERGEDSIKFILEGVDVTFANALRRTILSEVPTFAVDEVEFFENDSALFDEIIAHRLAMIPLTTPVERFSLDALELDDYTVTLSLEAEGPGMVFSGDLKSDDEGVRPANPDIPIVKLAEGQRLTLNAYAKLGRGKDHAKWQPGFVYYKYLTKIHVSKEVPDWKELKELAERRGLPVEETDEELVITTTKAFYLPRKFEGYEGDKITEEVIPGAFVFTVETNGELPVEEIVTIALKVLMRKSDRFISELHKLASD; translated from the coding sequence ATGGAACCAAAGTTCCGGATTCTTGAGAGGGGGGAGGACTCGATCAAGTTCATCCTCGAAGGAGTTGACGTGACCTTTGCCAATGCCCTGAGGAGGACGATCCTCTCCGAGGTCCCAACGTTCGCCGTTGACGAGGTCGAGTTCTTTGAGAACGATTCGGCCCTCTTCGACGAGATAATCGCCCACAGGCTGGCGATGATTCCTCTCACCACCCCAGTCGAGAGGTTCTCCCTCGATGCCCTCGAGCTCGACGACTACACCGTCACCCTGTCCCTTGAGGCGGAAGGGCCGGGGATGGTCTTCTCCGGCGACCTGAAGAGCGACGATGAGGGTGTCAGGCCCGCCAACCCGGATATACCGATAGTCAAGCTCGCCGAAGGCCAGAGGCTCACCCTGAACGCCTACGCAAAGCTCGGCCGCGGCAAGGATCACGCCAAGTGGCAGCCGGGTTTCGTCTACTACAAGTATCTGACGAAGATTCACGTGAGCAAAGAGGTTCCCGATTGGAAGGAGCTTAAGGAGCTCGCGGAGAGACGCGGTCTCCCGGTTGAGGAAACGGATGAGGAGCTCGTCATCACGACGACCAAAGCCTTCTACCTCCCGAGGAAATTTGAGGGATACGAGGGTGACAAGATAACTGAAGAGGTAATCCCTGGAGCGTTCGTGTTTACCGTTGAGACAAACGGAGAGCTCCCCGTTGAGGAAATCGTGACCATAGCCCTCAAAGTCCTAATGAGGAAGAGCGATAGATTTATAAGCGAACTCCATAAATTAGCGTCCGACTGA
- a CDS encoding 30S ribosomal protein S11: MSEETQQVNLKKKEKWGVAHIYSSYNNTIIHITDLTGAETVSRWSGGMVVKADRDEPSPYAAMIAARRAAEEAMEKGFTGVHIKVRAPGGSKSKSPGPGAQAAIRALARAGLRIGRVEDVTPIPHDGTRPKGGRRGRRV, encoded by the coding sequence ATGAGCGAGGAAACCCAGCAGGTCAACCTTAAGAAGAAGGAGAAGTGGGGAGTTGCCCACATCTACTCAAGTTACAACAACACCATAATCCACATCACCGACCTCACCGGGGCCGAGACCGTCTCCAGGTGGAGCGGTGGTATGGTGGTCAAGGCCGACAGGGACGAGCCCTCGCCGTACGCGGCCATGATAGCCGCGAGGAGGGCGGCCGAGGAGGCCATGGAGAAGGGTTTCACCGGCGTTCACATCAAGGTTCGCGCCCCCGGTGGAAGCAAGAGCAAGAGCCCCGGACCGGGTGCCCAGGCGGCCATACGTGCCCTCGCCAGGGCCGGTCTCAGGATAGGAAGGGTGGAGGACGTCACCCCGATTCCGCACGACGGCACAAGGCCGAAGGGCGGAAGAAGGGGCAGGCGCGTCTGA
- a CDS encoding 30S ribosomal protein S4, with product MGDPKRQRKKYETPSHPWIKERLDRERVIMRKYALKNKKELWRHETQLKEFRRRARRLLAARGKQAEVERVQLLQRLNRLGLLPADAVLDDVLSLTVEDVLDRRLQTIVYKKGLARTPRQARQLIVHGHIEVNGQIIRSPGYLVLKAEEDTITYSKTSPFARESHPERMVIEQAKQGGEA from the coding sequence ATGGGAGACCCTAAGAGGCAGAGAAAGAAGTACGAGACCCCCTCTCACCCCTGGATTAAGGAGAGGCTTGACCGCGAGAGAGTCATAATGAGGAAGTACGCCCTCAAGAACAAGAAAGAACTCTGGCGCCACGAGACCCAGCTCAAGGAGTTCAGGCGTAGGGCCAGGCGCCTCCTCGCCGCCCGTGGGAAGCAGGCGGAGGTTGAGAGGGTTCAGCTCCTCCAGAGGCTCAACAGGCTTGGACTCCTCCCGGCCGATGCAGTGCTTGATGACGTTCTATCCCTGACGGTTGAGGACGTTCTCGACAGGCGCCTTCAGACCATCGTCTACAAGAAGGGCCTTGCCAGGACCCCCAGGCAGGCCAGGCAACTCATAGTCCACGGGCACATCGAGGTCAACGGCCAGATCATCCGCTCGCCGGGTTACCTCGTCCTTAAGGCGGAGGAGGACACCATCACCTACTCCAAGACCTCTCCCTTCGCCAGGGAGAGCCACCCCGAGAGGATGGTTATTGAACAGGCCAAACAGGGTGGTGAGGCATGA
- a CDS encoding 30S ribosomal protein S13, producing the protein MTDEFRHIVRIAGVDLNGNKQLRWALTGIRGIGINFATMVLRVAGIDPYMKTGYLTNEQIKKIEEILEDPVAHGIPAWAVNRPKDYETGKDMHLITAKLVMAWREDVNRLRRVRAYRGIRHELGLPLRGQRTRSNFRHGSTIGVSRRKK; encoded by the coding sequence ATGACCGACGAATTCAGGCACATCGTTCGTATAGCCGGAGTGGATTTGAACGGAAATAAGCAGCTGAGATGGGCCCTCACGGGCATCAGGGGCATAGGCATAAACTTTGCGACCATGGTCCTAAGGGTTGCGGGAATAGACCCGTACATGAAGACCGGCTACCTGACAAACGAGCAGATCAAGAAGATAGAGGAGATCCTCGAGGATCCCGTTGCCCATGGAATACCCGCCTGGGCCGTCAACAGGCCGAAGGACTACGAGACAGGTAAGGACATGCACCTCATAACCGCCAAGCTCGTCATGGCCTGGCGCGAGGACGTCAACAGGCTCAGGAGAGTACGCGCCTACCGCGGCATAAGGCACGAGCTCGGACTGCCGCTCAGGGGACAGAGAACCAGGTCCAACTTCAGGCACGGTTCAACCATCGGCGTGAGCAGGAGAAAGAAGTGA
- a CDS encoding class I SAM-dependent methyltransferase has product MSHYYSEEPDVPLRTKTIEVCIRGGCFRFVTASGVFSFGKLDRGTELLVENMVLDDGWRVLDLGCGYGIIGIVASRFVDYVVMTDVNRRAVSMARKNLKINGVRNAEVRWGSLYEPVRGERFDAIITNPPVHAGKEVLREIVINAPRHLNDGGLLQLVIKTKQGAKYIKALMDDHFTEVRELAKGSGYRVYAGIA; this is encoded by the coding sequence ATGAGCCACTACTACTCCGAGGAGCCCGACGTTCCGCTGAGGACGAAAACGATAGAGGTCTGCATCAGGGGAGGGTGCTTCAGGTTCGTAACGGCGAGTGGCGTCTTCTCCTTCGGAAAGCTGGACAGGGGAACTGAGTTGCTCGTGGAGAACATGGTCCTTGATGATGGCTGGCGCGTCCTCGATTTGGGCTGTGGCTACGGGATCATAGGAATCGTTGCCTCACGCTTCGTGGATTACGTCGTGATGACCGACGTGAACAGGCGGGCAGTGAGCATGGCGAGGAAAAATTTAAAAATCAACGGCGTTAGAAACGCCGAGGTGAGATGGGGAAGCCTCTACGAACCCGTTAGGGGCGAAAGGTTCGACGCAATCATCACTAATCCCCCGGTACACGCGGGAAAGGAAGTCCTGAGGGAAATAGTTATAAACGCTCCCCGGCATCTCAACGATGGAGGCCTCCTGCAGCTGGTGATCAAGACGAAGCAGGGGGCAAAGTATATTAAGGCTCTAATGGATGACCACTTCACCGAAGTGAGAGAGCTGGCGAAGGGGAGCGGCTACCGCGTGTATGCCGGGATCGCCTAG
- a CDS encoding RNA-guided pseudouridylation complex pseudouridine synthase subunit Cbf5: MARDEVRRILPADIKREVLIKDEKAETNPKWGFPPEKRPMEMHMQFGIINLDKPPGPTSHEVVAWIKRLFNLSKAGHGGTLDPKVSGVLPVALERATRVVQALLPAGKEYVALMHLHDDVPEDKIRAVMKEFEGEIIQRPPLRSAVKRRLRTRKVYYIEILEVDDRDVLFRVGVEAGTYIRSLIHHFGLALGVGAHMAELRRTRSGPFKEDETLVTLHDLVDYYHFWKEDGVEEYFRGAIQPMEKAVEHLPKVWIRDSAVSAVTHGADLAVPGIVKLNKGIKKGDLVAVMTLKDELVALGKATMTSGEMMQRSRGIAVDVDKVFMPRDWYPKMW; this comes from the coding sequence ATGGCGAGGGACGAGGTGAGGAGGATCCTCCCAGCGGATATAAAGCGTGAGGTTCTGATCAAGGACGAGAAGGCCGAGACGAACCCCAAGTGGGGCTTTCCGCCGGAGAAACGGCCAATGGAGATGCACATGCAGTTCGGGATAATCAACCTCGACAAGCCGCCGGGGCCGACGAGTCACGAGGTCGTTGCTTGGATCAAGAGGCTGTTCAACCTGAGCAAGGCGGGACACGGAGGAACCCTCGACCCGAAGGTGAGCGGTGTCCTGCCGGTTGCCCTCGAGAGGGCGACGAGGGTCGTTCAGGCTTTACTTCCAGCGGGAAAGGAGTACGTTGCCCTGATGCACCTCCACGACGACGTTCCCGAGGATAAAATCAGGGCGGTCATGAAGGAGTTCGAGGGGGAGATAATCCAGAGGCCCCCGCTGAGGAGCGCGGTGAAGAGGAGGTTGAGGACGAGGAAGGTTTACTACATCGAGATACTCGAGGTGGACGACAGGGACGTTCTCTTCCGCGTCGGTGTCGAGGCCGGAACCTACATCAGGTCGCTCATCCATCACTTCGGCCTCGCCCTCGGCGTCGGCGCCCACATGGCCGAGCTCCGCCGTACCAGAAGCGGTCCCTTCAAGGAGGACGAGACGCTGGTGACGCTGCACGACCTCGTGGACTACTACCACTTCTGGAAGGAGGACGGCGTCGAGGAGTACTTCCGGGGGGCCATTCAGCCGATGGAAAAAGCGGTTGAGCATCTCCCCAAGGTCTGGATAAGGGATTCCGCCGTTTCGGCCGTTACCCACGGCGCTGACCTAGCCGTTCCGGGCATCGTCAAGCTCAACAAGGGGATCAAAAAGGGTGACTTAGTGGCGGTCATGACGCTCAAGGACGAGCTCGTTGCACTCGGAAAGGCCACGATGACGAGCGGGGAGATGATGCAGAGGAGCAGGGGCATAGCGGTTGACGTCGACAAGGTCTTCATGCCGAGGGACTGGTACCCGAAGATGTGGTAG
- a CDS encoding SDR family NAD(P)-dependent oxidoreductase: protein MRTALVTGATGGIGRPLVRRLTERNYIVVGVGRSEEKLRELRENLPNFEYVVADFTDYEFTGAILSGLRRLGVGRIDLLINNAGFAVRKPLLEHSGDELENLFRVNALAPIELTRALLPVLPGGSTVVFVISGVAFINVPELPSYCASKGALHYLAINLERELEQRGIRVMRVYPKQVKTGFWNGKVPRGSIEPERVADAILKGLERGKREVFVPGYLKLVKYLPNWPVFTYRFRY from the coding sequence ATGAGAACGGCGTTGGTTACGGGTGCAACGGGAGGGATAGGCAGGCCCCTCGTCAGGCGCCTCACCGAGAGGAACTATATCGTCGTTGGAGTGGGGAGGAGCGAGGAGAAGCTGAGAGAACTACGGGAGAACCTGCCGAATTTCGAGTACGTGGTTGCCGACTTCACCGATTACGAGTTCACGGGTGCAATTCTAAGCGGGCTCCGAAGGCTCGGCGTGGGGAGGATAGACCTCTTGATAAACAACGCCGGGTTCGCGGTGAGGAAGCCCCTTCTGGAACACTCGGGGGATGAGCTGGAGAACCTGTTCCGGGTTAATGCCCTCGCGCCCATCGAACTCACGAGGGCCCTGCTACCCGTGTTGCCGGGAGGTTCGACCGTGGTATTCGTAATCAGCGGTGTCGCCTTCATCAACGTCCCCGAGTTGCCCTCCTACTGCGCCTCCAAGGGGGCCCTCCATTACCTGGCCATAAACCTCGAGCGTGAGCTGGAGCAGAGGGGGATCCGGGTGATGAGGGTGTATCCCAAGCAGGTGAAAACCGGCTTCTGGAACGGGAAGGTCCCGAGGGGATCGATAGAGCCCGAGAGGGTTGCAGACGCGATACTAAAAGGCCTCGAGAGGGGAAAGAGGGAAGTTTTCGTGCCGGGCTACCTCAAACTCGTCAAGTACCTCCCGAACTGGCCGGTCTTCACCTACAGGTTCAGGTATTAG
- a CDS encoding 50S ribosomal protein L14e, whose product MPAMEVGRLAVIIAGRRAGQKVVVVDVIDRNFVLVTGAGLNKVKRRRMNVKHLEPLPEKLEIERGADDEAVKAALEQAGISLE is encoded by the coding sequence ATGCCAGCCATGGAAGTTGGAAGGCTTGCCGTTATAATAGCCGGAAGGAGGGCCGGCCAGAAGGTCGTCGTGGTTGACGTCATAGACAGGAACTTCGTCCTCGTTACCGGCGCCGGCCTCAACAAGGTCAAGCGCAGGAGGATGAACGTCAAGCACCTCGAGCCCCTTCCGGAGAAGCTTGAGATAGAGCGCGGCGCCGACGACGAGGCCGTTAAGGCCGCCCTCGAGCAGGCTGGAATCAGCCTCGAGTGA
- the cmk gene encoding (d)CMP kinase: MPKGCLVITVSGLAGSGTTTLCRNLARHYGFKHIYAGLIFRQMAREMGMSLQEFQKYAELHPEIDREVDRRQVEAAKECNVVIEGRLAGWMVKDADLKIWLDAPIMERARRVARREGISVEEAFVSIAEREKGNKKRYLNLYGIDIDDKSIYDLIINTAHWNPGGVFAIVKAAIDHLYPDGNAGSGLNPGNKR, encoded by the coding sequence ATGCCGAAGGGCTGCCTCGTGATAACCGTCAGCGGCCTCGCGGGTTCCGGGACGACTACACTATGCAGGAACCTCGCCAGGCACTACGGTTTCAAGCACATCTACGCCGGCTTGATATTCCGGCAGATGGCCAGGGAGATGGGCATGTCACTCCAGGAGTTCCAGAAGTACGCGGAGCTCCATCCCGAGATCGACCGGGAGGTGGACAGGAGGCAGGTCGAGGCAGCCAAGGAGTGCAACGTCGTTATTGAGGGTCGCCTCGCCGGCTGGATGGTTAAGGATGCCGACCTGAAGATATGGCTTGATGCGCCCATAATGGAGCGCGCAAGGAGGGTCGCGAGAAGGGAAGGCATCTCCGTCGAGGAGGCCTTCGTGAGCATCGCCGAGCGCGAGAAGGGCAACAAGAAAAGGTATTTAAACCTCTACGGTATTGACATCGACGACAAGTCGATTTACGACTTGATCATAAACACCGCCCACTGGAACCCCGGTGGCGTCTTCGCCATTGTGAAGGCCGCCATCGACCACCTTTACCCCGACGGCAACGCGGGGTCGGGGTTAAACCCGGGCAACAAAAGATGA
- a CDS encoding 50S ribosomal protein L34e, with protein MKPMYRSRSWRRKYVRTPGGRTTVHFERRKPKVAHCAMCGRPLNGVPRGRPSEMRKLPKTAKRPERPYPNLCPSCMRKVMKAQVRAALV; from the coding sequence ATGAAGCCGATGTACCGCTCAAGGTCATGGAGAAGAAAGTACGTCAGGACTCCGGGCGGAAGAACCACGGTGCACTTCGAAAGAAGGAAGCCAAAGGTTGCCCACTGCGCCATGTGTGGCAGGCCGCTCAACGGCGTTCCGCGCGGCAGGCCGAGTGAGATGAGAAAGCTCCCGAAGACCGCCAAGAGGCCGGAGAGGCCCTATCCGAACCTCTGCCCGAGCTGCATGAGGAAGGTTATGAAGGCCCAGGTGAGGGCCGCACTCGTCTGA
- a CDS encoding EMC3/TMCO1 family protein, whose protein sequence is MIEGIYIFLDDLFGPMIGAHHPMWVVTIAGIILGAFFTLLNYVLVDQEKVKMLQKKSKEFQKKYKEAQASKDEKKLRKLQQEQMELMKLQSEVMKDTMLKVTLLTLPIFWIFFGWLRRWYVEVGIVKAPFNFFLFDWFHRFYHSGLPPSELGYVGWYILTSMITGYVLRKLLDMG, encoded by the coding sequence ATGATTGAGGGAATATACATCTTCCTTGACGATCTGTTCGGACCCATGATAGGGGCACACCATCCCATGTGGGTGGTTACGATAGCGGGGATAATACTGGGTGCCTTCTTCACCCTGCTGAACTACGTCCTGGTGGACCAGGAGAAGGTCAAGATGCTCCAGAAGAAGAGCAAGGAGTTCCAGAAGAAGTACAAGGAGGCCCAGGCTTCCAAGGATGAGAAGAAGCTTAGAAAACTGCAGCAGGAGCAGATGGAACTCATGAAGCTCCAGAGCGAGGTCATGAAGGACACCATGCTCAAGGTCACGTTGTTGACGCTTCCGATATTCTGGATATTCTTCGGGTGGCTCAGGAGATGGTACGTTGAGGTTGGGATAGTCAAGGCGCCCTTCAACTTCTTCCTATTCGACTGGTTCCACAGATTCTACCACTCGGGACTGCCCCCGAGCGAGCTCGGTTACGTGGGCTGGTACATTCTGACGTCGATGATAACGGGCTACGTCCTCAGGAAGCTCCTCGACATGGGTTAA
- a CDS encoding adenylate kinase, whose translation MPFVVMITGIPGVGKSTITRMALRKTNVKFRLVNFGDLMFEEAVKAGLVEHRDEMRKLNPNVQKNLQMKAARRVVEMAQTEPILLDTHATIRTPVGYLLGFPREVIEVINPNFIVIIEATPSEILGRRLRDLKRDRDVETEEQIQRHQDLNRAAAISYAMHSNALIKIIENHEDKGLEEAVHELVEVLNLAVGEYD comes from the coding sequence ATGCCGTTTGTGGTCATGATAACAGGGATTCCAGGGGTGGGTAAGAGCACCATAACGCGGATGGCCCTTCGAAAAACGAACGTTAAGTTCAGGCTCGTTAACTTCGGCGACCTTATGTTCGAGGAGGCTGTTAAGGCGGGACTCGTTGAGCACAGGGACGAGATGAGAAAGCTTAACCCCAACGTTCAGAAGAATCTCCAGATGAAGGCCGCGAGAAGGGTCGTGGAAATGGCCCAGACTGAACCCATACTCCTCGATACCCACGCCACCATCAGAACCCCCGTGGGTTATCTCCTTGGCTTTCCCCGGGAGGTTATAGAGGTTATAAACCCCAACTTCATAGTGATAATAGAGGCCACCCCCAGCGAGATACTCGGGAGGCGCCTCCGCGATCTAAAGCGCGATAGAGATGTCGAGACGGAGGAACAGATACAGCGTCACCAGGATCTAAACCGTGCGGCGGCGATTAGCTACGCCATGCACTCCAACGCGCTCATAAAGATAATCGAGAACCACGAGGATAAGGGCCTTGAAGAGGCCGTTCATGAACTCGTTGAAGTACTGAATCTGGCGGTGGGAGAGTATGATTGA
- the secY gene encoding preprotein translocase subunit SecY gives MGFRNVVFAIERYFPEVERPKRHVPLREKFIWTGIVLLLYFILAEIPIYGIPSHIKDYFATLRFVLAGRSGSLLTLGIGPIVTASIIMQLLVGSEIVHLDLSNHEDRRFYQATQKLFAVFMSFFEAAIYVFAGAFGKVNTGLGSFQTVTTPAGVAYIGLGLAILIILQLGLASTMLILLDELVSKWGIGSGISLFIAAGVSQTVVVKALNPATTSSYIDPVTGGPAIIGAIPAFIQHLFHGDLTGALYRGTLPDMMDLTATVIVFLIVVYLESMRVEIPLSYGRVTVRGRYPIRFMYVSNIPIILTFALYANFQLWARLLYNYGYTFLGKFDSNGNPISGFVLYTYPVRDIYHVIANPERALIYALMTIFWAILFGFLWVELTGLDARSIARQLQNAGLQIPGFRRDPRILERVLNRYIPYVTFWGSFTLAIVAVLADFLGALGTGTGILLTVGILYRFYEEIAREQATEMFPALRKFFSK, from the coding sequence ATGGGGTTCAGGAACGTAGTGTTTGCCATAGAGAGGTACTTCCCAGAGGTGGAACGGCCCAAGAGACACGTGCCGCTTAGGGAGAAGTTCATATGGACCGGGATCGTCCTGTTGCTGTACTTTATCCTGGCGGAGATTCCCATCTACGGGATCCCGTCGCATATAAAGGATTACTTCGCCACTCTCAGGTTCGTTCTCGCGGGAAGGAGCGGTTCCCTTCTTACACTCGGTATCGGACCGATAGTCACCGCGAGCATTATCATGCAGCTCCTCGTCGGTTCCGAGATAGTTCACCTTGATCTCTCAAATCACGAGGATAGGAGATTTTATCAGGCCACCCAGAAGCTGTTTGCGGTTTTCATGAGCTTCTTTGAGGCAGCCATCTACGTCTTTGCCGGCGCCTTTGGTAAGGTGAATACGGGCCTGGGCTCGTTCCAGACGGTGACGACACCCGCCGGTGTGGCGTACATAGGGCTCGGCCTGGCGATACTCATCATACTCCAGCTTGGGCTCGCCTCCACGATGCTCATCCTCCTCGATGAGCTCGTGAGCAAGTGGGGCATAGGGAGCGGTATCAGTTTATTCATCGCCGCCGGCGTTTCCCAGACCGTCGTAGTGAAGGCCCTCAACCCTGCAACGACTTCCAGTTACATCGATCCCGTCACCGGGGGGCCGGCAATAATAGGTGCCATCCCGGCGTTCATACAGCACCTCTTCCACGGTGACCTTACGGGCGCACTGTACAGGGGAACGCTACCGGACATGATGGACCTGACCGCCACGGTAATCGTTTTCCTCATAGTCGTTTACCTCGAGAGCATGCGCGTTGAGATACCTCTCAGCTACGGCCGCGTTACCGTCCGCGGAAGGTACCCCATAAGGTTCATGTACGTCAGCAACATTCCCATCATCCTGACCTTCGCCCTCTACGCCAACTTCCAGCTCTGGGCCAGGCTCCTCTACAACTACGGTTACACCTTCCTTGGGAAGTTCGACAGTAATGGTAACCCCATAAGCGGTTTCGTCCTCTACACGTACCCCGTTAGGGACATCTACCACGTCATAGCCAATCCTGAGAGGGCCCTGATCTACGCACTGATGACGATATTCTGGGCGATACTCTTCGGCTTCCTGTGGGTCGAGCTTACGGGGCTCGATGCCAGGAGCATCGCCAGACAGCTCCAGAACGCGGGCCTTCAGATTCCGGGGTTCAGGCGCGACCCGAGGATACTGGAGAGGGTCCTCAACAGGTACATCCCCTACGTTACCTTCTGGGGTTCGTTCACCCTGGCGATAGTGGCGGTGCTGGCGGACTTCCTCGGCGCCCTCGGCACGGGAACAGGAATCCTGCTTACGGTCGGAATCCTCTACAGGTTCTACGAGGAGATAGCCAGGGAGCAGGCCACCGAGATGTTCCCGGCCCTGAGGAAGTTCTTCAGCAAGTGA
- a CDS encoding uL15m family ribosomal protein, producing MIRRKRKVRKLRGSHTHGWGCKKKHRGGGSKGGRGMAGTGKRKNTKWTWVIKYAPDHLGKRGFHRPKVLQYRPTTINLSDIDENLEFFLDMGVAHEEGGKIIVDVTGLGVDKVLGTGKLTRPLVIKAYYVTPKAEEKIKAAGGEVLLA from the coding sequence ATGATAAGGCGGAAGAGGAAGGTTAGGAAGCTCCGCGGGAGTCACACTCACGGATGGGGCTGCAAGAAGAAGCACCGCGGCGGCGGTAGCAAAGGCGGCAGGGGAATGGCAGGAACGGGGAAGAGGAAGAACACCAAGTGGACCTGGGTCATCAAGTACGCCCCGGACCATCTCGGCAAGCGTGGCTTCCACAGGCCCAAGGTTCTTCAGTACAGGCCGACTACCATAAACCTCAGCGATATCGACGAGAACCTCGAGTTCTTCCTCGATATGGGGGTAGCCCACGAGGAAGGCGGGAAGATCATCGTTGACGTCACCGGACTCGGCGTTGACAAGGTCCTCGGAACCGGGAAGCTCACCAGGCCCCTTGTCATCAAAGCCTACTACGTCACCCCCAAGGCCGAGGAGAAGATAAAGGCCGCTGGCGGCGAGGTTCTCCTCGCCTGA
- a CDS encoding 50S ribosomal protein L30 yields MAKLALIRLRSGIRAKGEVRDTLAMLRLHRINHLVLVDENPSYNGMVQKVKDYITWGEINAETLAALIRKRGRLIGNRPVTDDYVREKLGMTIDEFAKKVVEGEMKLTDLPNLKPVFRLHPPRGGLKGSKKRSFKEGGALGYRGEKINDLIERML; encoded by the coding sequence ATGGCAAAGCTCGCACTCATCAGGCTTAGGAGCGGTATAAGGGCGAAGGGAGAAGTGAGGGACACCCTCGCCATGCTCCGCCTCCACAGGATCAACCACCTCGTTCTCGTTGACGAGAACCCGAGTTACAATGGAATGGTTCAGAAGGTCAAGGACTACATCACCTGGGGCGAGATAAACGCCGAGACCCTCGCCGCCCTCATCAGGAAGAGGGGCAGGCTCATCGGCAACAGGCCCGTTACAGATGACTACGTCAGGGAGAAGCTCGGGATGACCATAGACGAGTTCGCCAAAAAGGTCGTTGAGGGTGAGATGAAGCTCACCGACCTCCCGAACCTCAAGCCCGTCTTCAGGCTCCACCCACCGAGGGGAGGCCTCAAGGGGAGCAAGAAGCGCAGCTTTAAGGAAGGAGGTGCCCTCGGCTACCGCGGCGAGAAGATAAACGATCTCATTGAGAGAATGCTCTGA
- the rpsE gene encoding 30S ribosomal protein S5, protein MSDPREMSQRVLEEWEPRTKLGQLVKAGQITDIHEIFRKGYQIKEPEIVDVLLPEVNMRENQEVLDIALTVRMTDSGRRIRFRVLAAVGNRDGYVGLGIGHGREVGIAIRKAINYAKMNIIEIKRGCGSWECRCRRPHSIPFAVEGKEGSVRVKLMPGPRGLGLVIGDVGKKILSLAGVQDVWSQSLGETRTTVNFAKAVFNALYNTNRVAIQPGMEEKYGIVVGREMKANFELE, encoded by the coding sequence ATGAGCGACCCGAGGGAGATGAGCCAGAGGGTTTTGGAGGAGTGGGAGCCGAGGACCAAGCTCGGTCAGCTCGTCAAGGCGGGCCAGATAACTGACATTCACGAGATATTCCGCAAGGGATACCAGATAAAGGAGCCGGAGATAGTCGACGTCCTCCTTCCGGAGGTCAACATGAGGGAGAACCAGGAGGTCCTCGACATCGCTTTGACCGTCAGGATGACGGACAGCGGCAGGAGGATCCGCTTCAGGGTTCTCGCCGCCGTTGGTAACAGGGACGGTTACGTTGGCCTTGGAATCGGCCACGGAAGGGAGGTCGGAATAGCCATCAGGAAGGCCATTAACTACGCCAAGATGAACATCATCGAGATAAAGCGCGGCTGCGGGAGCTGGGAGTGCAGGTGCAGGAGGCCGCACTCGATACCCTTCGCCGTCGAGGGCAAGGAGGGAAGCGTCCGCGTCAAGCTCATGCCGGGACCGCGTGGCCTTGGACTCGTCATCGGTGACGTCGGCAAGAAGATACTGAGCCTGGCGGGAGTCCAGGACGTCTGGTCGCAGAGTCTGGGCGAGACGAGAACCACCGTTAACTTCGCCAAGGCCGTCTTCAACGCGCTCTACAACACCAACAGGGTTGCGATCCAGCCGGGCATGGAGGAGAAGTACGGCATCGTCGTCGGAAGGGAGATGAAGGCCAACTTTGAGCTGGAATGA